A region from the Pseudonocardia petroleophila genome encodes:
- the mca gene encoding mycothiol conjugate amidase Mca, with protein MSLRLMTVHAHPDDESSKGAASSARYVSEGHEVMVVTCTGGERGSILNPAMDRPEVIADLPAVRRAEMARAAEILGVQHRWLGFVDSGLPEGDPLPPLPEGCFALEDLEVATRPLVALIREFRPHVIVTYDENGGYPHPDHIKTHEISMAAWDAAGDPSRFPGTGEPWEPQKLYYSHGFSKARLLAFQEAMEARGMESPYKEWLENWSDRPDPGLRVTTRVRCDDWFHLRDQALIAHATQIDPTSRWFLVPPDIQREVWPTEDYELVRSTVDAPTPEDDLFAGIEAEVAVRRAG; from the coding sequence ATGTCACTGCGACTGATGACGGTGCACGCCCACCCCGACGACGAGTCGAGCAAGGGCGCCGCCAGCTCCGCCCGCTACGTCTCCGAGGGCCACGAGGTCATGGTCGTGACCTGCACCGGGGGCGAGCGCGGCAGCATCCTCAACCCCGCGATGGACCGCCCCGAGGTGATCGCCGACCTGCCCGCGGTCCGCCGCGCCGAGATGGCGCGCGCCGCCGAGATCCTCGGCGTGCAGCACCGCTGGCTCGGCTTCGTCGACTCCGGGCTCCCCGAGGGCGACCCGCTGCCCCCGCTGCCGGAGGGCTGCTTCGCGCTGGAGGACCTGGAGGTCGCCACGCGCCCGCTCGTCGCGCTGATCCGCGAGTTCCGCCCGCACGTGATCGTCACCTACGACGAGAACGGCGGCTACCCGCACCCCGACCACATCAAGACCCACGAGATCTCGATGGCCGCGTGGGACGCCGCGGGCGACCCGAGCCGCTTCCCCGGCACCGGCGAGCCGTGGGAGCCGCAGAAGCTCTACTACTCCCACGGGTTCTCCAAGGCCCGCCTGCTCGCCTTCCAGGAGGCGATGGAGGCCCGCGGCATGGAGTCGCCGTACAAGGAGTGGCTGGAGAACTGGTCCGACCGGCCCGACCCGGGCCTGCGGGTCACCACCCGGGTGCGCTGCGACGACTGGTTCCACCTGCGCGACCAGGCCCTCATCGCCCACGCCACGCAGATCGACCCCACCAGCCGCTGGTTCCTGGTGCCGCCCGACATCCAGCGCGAGGTGTGGCCCACCGAGGACTACGAGCTCGTGCGCTCCACCGTCGACGCCCCGACCCCCGAGGACGACCTGTTCGCCGGGATCGAGGCCGAGGTGGCCGTGCGGCGGGCCGGCTGA
- a CDS encoding sigma-70 family RNA polymerase sigma factor — protein sequence MTTIERPAQDDFLELAAPYRRELLAHCYRMLGSVHDAEDVLQETLVRAWRAYDRFEGRSSLRTWLHRIATTTCLTALEVRGRRPMPAGLHGTGSHPDDPLRDNPEIAWLEPAPDDAVCPDAGADPAAVVAARAGVRLAFVAALQHLPARQRAVLLLREVLQWRAAEVAELLDTSVAAVNSALQRARAQLQEVAPTQDDAPAPLTAAQRDLLDRYVAAFEVKDVHAIVSLLAADVAWEMPPFESWYRGRAHVAQHLELRCPGGPDDFRLLPIAANAQPGFALYLRGDDRAFHPFALQVLTFAGRTVTDVATFLDLTLFGVFGLPESLPADHPVASQV from the coding sequence GTGACCACGATCGAACGGCCCGCCCAGGACGACTTCCTGGAGCTGGCCGCGCCCTACCGGCGCGAGCTGCTGGCGCACTGCTACCGGATGCTCGGGTCGGTGCACGACGCGGAGGACGTGCTGCAGGAGACGCTGGTGCGGGCCTGGCGGGCCTACGACCGGTTCGAGGGCCGCTCGTCGCTGCGCACGTGGCTGCACCGGATCGCCACCACCACCTGCCTCACCGCGCTGGAGGTCCGCGGCCGGCGCCCGATGCCCGCGGGGCTGCACGGCACGGGCTCCCACCCGGACGACCCCCTGCGCGACAACCCCGAGATCGCCTGGCTGGAACCCGCCCCCGACGACGCGGTGTGCCCCGACGCCGGGGCCGACCCCGCGGCCGTCGTCGCCGCACGGGCGGGGGTGCGGCTCGCGTTCGTCGCCGCGCTGCAGCACCTCCCGGCCCGGCAGCGGGCCGTGCTGCTGCTGCGCGAGGTCCTGCAGTGGCGGGCCGCGGAGGTCGCGGAGCTGCTCGACACCTCGGTCGCGGCGGTCAACAGCGCGCTGCAGCGGGCGCGGGCGCAGCTCCAGGAGGTCGCTCCCACGCAGGACGACGCCCCCGCGCCGCTCACCGCCGCCCAGCGCGACCTGCTCGACCGCTACGTCGCCGCGTTCGAGGTGAAGGACGTCCACGCGATCGTCTCCCTGCTCGCCGCCGACGTCGCCTGGGAGATGCCGCCCTTCGAGTCCTGGTACCGCGGCCGCGCGCACGTGGCGCAGCACCTGGAGCTGCGCTGCCCCGGCGGCCCCGACGACTTCCGCCTGCTGCCGATCGCGGCCAACGCCCAGCCCGGCTTCGCGCTGTACCTGCGCGGCGACGATCGCGCGTTCCACCCGTTCGCGCTGCAGGTGCTCACGTTCGCGGGCCGGACCGTCACCGACGTCGCCACGTTCCTCGACCTCACCCTGTTCGGGGTGTTCGGGCTGCCGGAGAGCCTGCCGGCCGATCACCCGGTAGCCTCGCAGGTGTAG
- a CDS encoding cystathionine gamma-synthase, which produces MPGFSTNAIHAGQEPDPTTGAVITPIHPSSTFAQDGVGGLRAGGYEYSRSANPTRTALQECLAALEGGRHGIAFGSGMGASDVLMRVLLAPGDHLVIPHDAYGGTFRLVDKILTGWGVEYTPVDLGDVDALRAAVRPTTRVIWCETPTNPLLGIADIAALASVAHEAGARLVVDNTFASPYLQNPLALGADVVLHSTTKYVGGHSDVVGGALVTSDDELAERIRFTQNSVGSVPGPFDAWLTLRGVKTLAVRMERHCDNAERVVELLAGHPAVSGVLYPGLPEHPGHEAAAKQMRRFGGMVSFTVAGGREAALAVCAATRLFTLAESLGGVESLIEHPGAMTHASVAGSALEVPDDLIRLSVGIEDVEDLLEDLRTALDAAR; this is translated from the coding sequence ATGCCGGGCTTCTCGACCAACGCCATCCACGCGGGCCAGGAGCCCGACCCCACGACCGGAGCGGTGATCACGCCGATCCACCCGTCGTCGACGTTCGCGCAGGACGGGGTCGGCGGGCTGCGGGCGGGCGGCTACGAGTACTCGCGCTCGGCCAACCCCACCCGCACCGCGCTCCAGGAGTGCCTCGCGGCGCTGGAGGGCGGCCGGCACGGCATCGCGTTCGGCTCCGGCATGGGCGCCTCCGACGTGCTCATGCGCGTGCTGCTCGCGCCCGGCGACCACCTCGTGATCCCGCACGACGCCTACGGAGGCACGTTCCGGCTCGTCGACAAGATCCTCACGGGCTGGGGCGTCGAGTACACCCCGGTCGACCTGGGCGACGTCGACGCGCTGCGGGCCGCGGTCCGGCCCACCACCCGGGTGATCTGGTGCGAGACCCCGACCAACCCGCTGCTCGGCATCGCCGACATCGCGGCGCTCGCGTCGGTGGCCCACGAGGCGGGCGCGCGGCTCGTCGTCGACAACACCTTCGCCTCGCCCTACCTGCAGAACCCGCTCGCCCTCGGGGCCGACGTGGTGCTGCACTCCACCACCAAGTACGTCGGCGGGCACTCCGACGTCGTCGGCGGCGCGCTGGTCACCAGCGACGACGAGCTGGCCGAGCGGATCCGGTTCACGCAGAACTCGGTCGGCTCGGTGCCCGGCCCGTTCGACGCCTGGCTCACGCTGCGCGGGGTCAAGACCCTCGCCGTGCGGATGGAGCGCCACTGCGACAACGCCGAGCGGGTCGTCGAGCTGCTCGCCGGGCACCCGGCGGTGTCGGGCGTGCTCTACCCCGGCCTGCCCGAGCACCCCGGTCACGAGGCCGCGGCGAAGCAGATGCGCCGCTTCGGCGGGATGGTGTCGTTCACCGTCGCGGGCGGGCGGGAGGCGGCGCTGGCGGTCTGCGCGGCGACGCGGCTGTTCACCCTGGCCGAGTCGCTCGGCGGCGTCGAGTCGCTGATCGAGCACCCCGGGGCGATGACCCACGCGTCGGTGGCGGGGTCGGCGCTGGAGGTCCCGGACGACCTGATCAGGCTCTCGGTCGGCATCGAGGACGTCGAGGACCTGCTCGAGGACCTGCGCACCGCCCTCGACGCCGCGCGGTAG
- a CDS encoding thioredoxin domain-containing protein, whose translation MPNRLADATSPYLLQHADNPIDWYPWGPEAFEEAARRDVPVLLSVGYAACHWCHVMAHESFEDADTAAQVNAGFVAIKVDREERPDIDAVYMAATQAATGQGGWPMTCFLTPVGEPFSCGTYYPPTPRHGLPGFRQLLDAVTTAWTQDGERVRSSAGEFAARLADGAGATLPPAVVDDAALDAAAAALGSGFDAVHGGFGGAPKFPPSMVLEFLARHHERTGSADALARASVTAERMARGGLYDQLAGGFARYSVDARWIVPHFEKMLYDNALLLRAYAHLARLPDAGPLPGRVAAETAAFLLTDLRTPEGGFAAALDADADGAEGLTYAWTPAQLRDVLGDEDGAWAADLLTVTAEGTFEHGSSTLQLPADPDDPARWARVRAALLAARARRPQPARDDKVVTAWNGLAIQALAEAGAALGHPEWVAAAAEAAELLLSLHVVDGRLRRSSRAGAVGAAAGLLEDHACLADALLALHQATGAPRWLDAATGLLDLALQRFSGEEPGTFFDTADDAEELLHRPRELTDNASPCGSSALASALVTASVLAADGGRYRDAAEAALRSVGTLASTHPRFAGHWLTVAEAVARGPLQVAVTGPDDAARAALLAHARRIAAGGTVVVAGEPDADGVPLLADRPLVDGGPAAYVCRGVVCDRPVTTTEELTAALLLRP comes from the coding sequence ATGCCCAACCGGCTCGCCGACGCGACCAGCCCGTACCTCCTGCAACACGCCGACAACCCGATCGACTGGTACCCGTGGGGGCCGGAGGCCTTCGAGGAGGCCGCGCGCCGCGACGTCCCCGTCCTGCTCTCGGTCGGGTACGCGGCGTGCCACTGGTGCCACGTCATGGCGCACGAGTCGTTCGAGGACGCGGACACGGCAGCGCAGGTCAACGCCGGTTTCGTGGCGATCAAGGTCGACCGCGAGGAACGCCCCGACATCGACGCCGTCTACATGGCCGCCACCCAGGCCGCGACCGGTCAGGGCGGCTGGCCGATGACCTGCTTCCTCACCCCGGTCGGCGAGCCGTTCAGCTGCGGCACCTACTACCCGCCGACCCCGCGGCACGGGCTGCCCGGGTTCCGCCAGCTCCTCGACGCCGTCACGACGGCCTGGACGCAGGACGGCGAGCGGGTGCGCAGCTCGGCGGGGGAGTTCGCGGCCCGGCTCGCCGACGGGGCGGGGGCGACCCTGCCGCCCGCCGTCGTCGACGACGCGGCGCTCGACGCGGCCGCGGCCGCCCTGGGCTCCGGGTTCGACGCCGTCCACGGCGGGTTCGGCGGGGCGCCGAAGTTCCCGCCGTCGATGGTGCTCGAGTTCCTCGCCCGCCACCACGAGCGCACCGGGTCGGCCGACGCGCTGGCCCGCGCGTCGGTCACCGCGGAGCGGATGGCCCGCGGCGGCCTGTACGACCAGCTCGCGGGCGGTTTCGCGCGCTACAGCGTCGACGCGCGGTGGATCGTGCCGCACTTCGAGAAGATGCTCTACGACAACGCGCTGCTGCTGCGCGCCTACGCCCACCTCGCCCGGCTGCCGGACGCCGGCCCGCTCCCCGGGCGGGTCGCCGCGGAGACCGCCGCGTTCCTGCTGACCGACCTGCGGACACCCGAGGGCGGGTTCGCCGCCGCGCTGGACGCCGACGCCGACGGCGCCGAGGGGCTGACCTACGCCTGGACCCCCGCCCAGCTGCGCGACGTGCTCGGCGACGAGGACGGCGCCTGGGCGGCCGACCTGCTCACGGTGACCGCCGAGGGCACGTTCGAGCACGGCTCCTCGACGCTGCAGCTGCCCGCCGACCCCGACGACCCGGCCCGCTGGGCCCGTGTCCGCGCCGCGCTGCTCGCGGCGCGGGCGCGACGGCCGCAGCCCGCGCGCGACGACAAGGTCGTCACCGCCTGGAACGGCCTGGCGATCCAGGCGCTCGCCGAGGCCGGGGCGGCGCTCGGGCACCCGGAGTGGGTCGCGGCGGCGGCGGAGGCGGCCGAGCTGCTGCTGTCGCTGCACGTCGTCGACGGGCGGCTGCGCCGGTCCTCGCGCGCCGGTGCGGTCGGCGCGGCGGCAGGCCTGCTCGAGGACCACGCCTGCCTGGCCGACGCCCTGCTCGCGCTGCACCAGGCCACCGGAGCGCCGCGCTGGCTCGACGCCGCCACCGGCCTGCTCGACCTCGCGCTGCAGCGCTTCTCCGGCGAGGAGCCCGGCACGTTCTTCGACACCGCCGACGACGCCGAGGAGCTCCTGCACCGCCCGCGCGAGCTCACCGACAACGCGTCGCCGTGCGGCAGCTCCGCGCTGGCGTCGGCGCTGGTCACGGCGTCGGTCCTGGCGGCGGACGGGGGCCGCTACCGGGACGCGGCGGAGGCCGCACTGCGCTCGGTGGGCACGCTCGCCTCGACGCACCCGCGGTTCGCGGGGCACTGGCTCACCGTCGCGGAGGCGGTGGCGCGCGGGCCGTTGCAGGTCGCCGTCACGGGGCCGGACGACGCGGCCCGCGCGGCCCTGCTCGCGCACGCCCGGCGGATCGCGGCGGGCGGCACCGTCGTCGTGGCGGGGGAGCCCGACGCCGACGGCGTGCCCCTGCTGGCCGACCGCCCCCTCGTCGACGGCGGCCCCGCGGCCTACGTGTGCCGCGGTGTCGTCTGCGACCGCCCGGTCACGACGACCGAGGAGCTCACCGCGGCCCTCCTGCTCCGCCCCTGA
- a CDS encoding SDR family oxidoreductase → MKQLVRSGDVRLAVWTHGDPANPTVVLVHGYPDTHVVWADVVEELVDRFHVVTFDNRGAGASDCPPGIDPYRIENLAADLRAVLDAVSPDEPVHLAGHDWGAILAWELVADPSAAGRIASFTSVAGGCLDHIGHWMRGWASHPRASAVQLLHSWYVAAFQVPGLGALPWRLGLGSQWDALLARLEGVAPRERVRTRGADGEIGVRLYRANVLRRLTDPGERRTTVPVQVVHADDDHYVRPGMAADLDRWVPQLWRRRIAAGHWAPLTHGPVLARMITELVDLVRGTHAAPALTRVRGGGEFGGKLVLVTGAGSGIGAATARAFAALGAEVVAVDVDAAAATRTADEVGGHAHAVDVSDEAGMRKLADDVVAAHGVPDVVVNNAGIGHSGTFLDTTVDEWRRVLDVNLWGVVHGCREFGARLVQRGEGGHVVNVASAAAWLPATDLAAYATSKAAVAMLSDCLRGELAGHGVGVSTICPGIVDTNITRTSTFSGLDDSAQEARRAHAASVYGKRNFRPEGVAAEIVDAVRRDRAVVPVTPEAKVVRLLARLSPALLRTLAAGGLDRGH, encoded by the coding sequence ATGAAGCAGCTCGTCCGCTCCGGTGACGTGCGGCTCGCCGTCTGGACGCACGGCGACCCGGCGAACCCCACAGTCGTGCTCGTGCACGGCTACCCCGACACCCACGTGGTGTGGGCCGACGTCGTCGAGGAGCTGGTGGACCGGTTCCACGTCGTGACGTTCGACAACCGCGGCGCCGGGGCGTCGGACTGCCCGCCCGGCATCGACCCCTACCGCATCGAGAACCTCGCGGCCGACCTGCGCGCCGTCCTCGACGCGGTGTCGCCGGACGAGCCGGTGCACCTCGCCGGGCACGACTGGGGCGCGATCCTGGCCTGGGAGCTGGTGGCCGACCCGTCGGCGGCCGGCCGGATCGCCTCGTTCACCTCGGTCGCGGGCGGCTGCCTGGACCACATCGGGCACTGGATGCGCGGCTGGGCGTCGCACCCGCGGGCGTCGGCGGTGCAGCTGCTGCACTCCTGGTACGTCGCGGCGTTCCAGGTGCCGGGCCTGGGTGCGCTGCCGTGGCGGCTGGGCCTGGGGTCGCAGTGGGACGCGCTGCTCGCGCGGCTGGAGGGCGTCGCGCCGCGGGAGCGGGTGCGCACCCGCGGGGCCGACGGCGAGATCGGGGTGCGGCTCTACCGCGCCAACGTGCTGCGCCGGCTGACGGACCCGGGGGAGCGGCGCACGACGGTGCCGGTGCAGGTCGTGCACGCCGACGACGACCACTACGTGCGGCCCGGCATGGCCGCCGACCTCGACCGCTGGGTGCCGCAGCTGTGGCGGCGCCGGATCGCGGCCGGGCACTGGGCGCCGCTGACGCACGGCCCCGTGCTCGCCCGGATGATCACCGAGCTGGTCGACCTGGTGCGCGGGACGCACGCCGCCCCGGCGCTGACCCGCGTCCGCGGCGGCGGGGAGTTCGGGGGGAAGCTCGTGCTCGTCACCGGCGCGGGCAGCGGCATCGGGGCGGCCACCGCGCGGGCGTTCGCGGCGCTGGGGGCCGAGGTCGTGGCGGTCGACGTCGACGCCGCCGCCGCGACCCGCACGGCGGACGAGGTCGGTGGGCACGCCCACGCCGTCGACGTCTCCGACGAGGCCGGGATGCGCAAGCTCGCCGACGACGTCGTGGCCGCGCACGGCGTGCCGGACGTCGTCGTCAACAACGCGGGGATCGGGCACTCCGGCACGTTCCTCGACACCACCGTCGACGAGTGGCGCCGCGTGCTCGACGTCAACCTCTGGGGCGTGGTGCACGGCTGCCGCGAGTTCGGGGCCCGGCTGGTGCAGCGCGGCGAGGGCGGGCACGTCGTCAACGTCGCCTCGGCCGCGGCGTGGCTGCCCGCGACGGACCTCGCCGCGTACGCGACCAGCAAGGCGGCGGTGGCGATGCTCTCGGACTGCCTGCGCGGGGAGCTCGCCGGCCACGGCGTCGGCGTCTCCACGATCTGCCCCGGCATCGTCGACACGAACATCACCCGGACCAGCACCTTCTCCGGTCTCGACGACTCCGCGCAGGAGGCCCGCCGCGCCCACGCCGCGTCGGTCTACGGGAAGCGGAACTTCCGGCCGGAGGGCGTCGCGGCCGAGATCGTCGACGCCGTGCGCCGCGACCGGGCCGTCGTGCCGGTGACGCCGGAGGCGAAGGTCGTGCGGCTGCTGGCGCGCCTGTCACCCGCGCTGCTGCGCACGCTCGCCGCCGGAGGGCTCGACCGGGGCCACTGA
- the greA gene encoding transcription elongation factor GreA → MTVTDTQVTWLTQEAYDRLKNELDQLIANRPVIAAEINARREEGDLKENGGYHAAREEQGQQEGRIRQLQELLRTAQVGTAPTSSDTAAPGMVLKLRYDGDDDTETVLLGSREEGSRGDLEVISPNSPLGAALLGAHVGDTREYPLPDGGSMKVSLVSAEPFRA, encoded by the coding sequence ATGACCGTGACGGACACCCAGGTGACCTGGTTGACCCAGGAGGCCTACGACCGGCTCAAGAACGAGTTGGACCAGCTCATCGCCAACCGTCCCGTCATCGCTGCCGAGATCAACGCCCGCCGCGAGGAGGGCGACCTCAAGGAGAACGGCGGCTACCACGCCGCGCGCGAGGAGCAGGGCCAGCAGGAGGGCCGCATCCGGCAGCTGCAGGAGCTGCTGCGCACCGCCCAGGTCGGCACCGCCCCCACCAGCTCCGACACCGCCGCACCCGGCATGGTCCTCAAGCTCCGCTACGACGGCGACGACGACACCGAGACGGTGCTGCTCGGTTCCCGCGAGGAGGGCAGCCGGGGCGACCTGGAGGTCATCTCGCCGAACTCCCCGCTCGGGGCGGCCCTGCTCGGCGCCCACGTCGGCGACACCCGCGAGTACCCGCTGCCCGACGGCGGCAGCATGAAGGTCTCGCTCGTCTCCGCGGAGCCGTTCCGCGCCTGA
- a CDS encoding metal-dependent hydrolase: MTRVDDPADLVLVARDVHFDWAGLPLHWVPGEPVGTHVLNVLHLLLPAGERFFVDLFTQALPRIADDDLADQVRGFIGQEAMHARAHDEVLDVLRAAGIDTRPYTDQVEWIFGWLLGGGWEGQGLVERLAVVAAIEHLTSVLGDWVLGASALDDADPVMLDLLRWHGAEEVEHRCVAFDTLAHLDDSYLCRARARLLVAPVLTWLWARGALFLTAADPTCPRRARWSDWLRLGGRGLVPDPFAMAWQVARWFRPGYHPSQDGSTARAVAYLGTSPAANR, from the coding sequence ATGACCCGGGTCGACGATCCCGCGGACCTGGTGCTCGTCGCCCGCGACGTGCACTTCGACTGGGCCGGCCTGCCGCTGCACTGGGTCCCGGGCGAGCCGGTCGGCACCCACGTGCTCAACGTGCTGCACCTGCTGCTGCCCGCGGGCGAGCGGTTCTTCGTCGACCTGTTCACCCAGGCCCTGCCCCGCATCGCCGACGACGACCTGGCCGACCAGGTGCGCGGGTTCATCGGCCAGGAGGCGATGCACGCGCGGGCCCACGACGAGGTGCTCGACGTGCTGCGCGCCGCCGGGATCGACACGCGGCCCTACACCGACCAGGTCGAGTGGATCTTCGGGTGGCTGCTCGGGGGCGGGTGGGAAGGACAGGGCCTGGTCGAGCGGCTCGCCGTCGTCGCCGCGATCGAGCACCTGACGTCGGTGCTGGGCGACTGGGTGCTCGGCGCGTCCGCCCTCGACGACGCCGACCCGGTGATGCTCGACCTGCTGCGCTGGCACGGGGCCGAGGAGGTCGAGCACCGCTGCGTCGCCTTCGACACCCTCGCCCACCTCGACGACTCCTACCTGTGCCGCGCCCGCGCGAGGCTGCTCGTCGCGCCGGTGCTCACCTGGCTGTGGGCGCGCGGGGCGCTGTTCCTCACCGCCGCCGACCCGACCTGCCCGCGGCGCGCCCGCTGGAGCGACTGGCTCCGGCTCGGCGGGCGCGGCCTCGTGCCGGACCCGTTCGCGATGGCGTGGCAGGTGGCCCGCTGGTTCCGGCCGGGCTACCACCCCAGCCAGGACGGGTCGACGGCGCGCGCGGTGGCCTACCTCGGCACCTCGCCCGCGGCGAACCGGTGA
- a CDS encoding PDR/VanB family oxidoreductase, with protein sequence MVVADRAVVADGVVALRLAGLGPLPVWQPGCHLDVELPSGRRRQYSLTGDPADRHCYRIAVRLVGPGSAEVHGLRPGARVAVRGPRNAFPYVPRPRMLFVAGGIGITPIAPMVRAAARSGVDWHLLYTGRTRASMPFRDSLGSPSRTTLHADDEHGVPTDLLARAAPGGAVYACGPPPMLDAVRAAFPASPATALHVERFSPPPVVGGRAFRLVLARSGAVLDVPADRTALDVVREVRPDVAYSCRQGFCGTCRVGEHLLCTDRPAGDRLVLDL encoded by the coding sequence ATGGTCGTCGCGGACCGGGCGGTCGTCGCCGACGGGGTGGTCGCGCTGCGCCTCGCCGGGCTCGGCCCGCTCCCGGTCTGGCAGCCCGGCTGCCACCTCGACGTCGAGCTGCCGTCGGGGCGCCGTCGGCAGTACTCGCTGACCGGCGACCCCGCCGACCGGCACTGCTACCGGATCGCGGTGCGGCTCGTCGGGCCGGGGTCGGCCGAGGTGCACGGGCTGCGCCCGGGCGCCCGGGTCGCCGTCCGGGGCCCGCGCAACGCGTTCCCCTACGTGCCGCGCCCGCGCATGCTGTTCGTCGCAGGCGGCATCGGGATCACCCCGATCGCGCCGATGGTGCGGGCCGCGGCCCGGTCCGGCGTCGACTGGCACCTGCTCTACACCGGCCGGACGCGCGCGAGCATGCCGTTCCGCGACTCGCTCGGGTCGCCGTCCCGGACCACCCTGCACGCCGACGACGAGCACGGCGTGCCCACCGACCTGCTCGCCCGCGCGGCGCCCGGCGGCGCGGTGTACGCCTGCGGCCCGCCCCCGATGCTCGACGCGGTCCGCGCCGCCTTCCCGGCGAGCCCCGCCACCGCCCTGCACGTCGAGCGGTTCTCGCCCCCGCCCGTCGTCGGCGGGCGCGCGTTCCGGCTCGTGCTCGCGCGCAGCGGCGCCGTGCTCGACGTCCCGGCCGACCGCACCGCGCTCGACGTCGTCCGCGAGGTCCGGCCCGACGTCGCCTACTCCTGCCGGCAGGGGTTCTGCGGGACCTGCCGCGTCGGCGAGCACCTCCTGTGCACCGACCGCCCGGCGGGCGACCGCCTCGTCCTCGACCTGTAG
- the ilvA gene encoding threonine ammonia-lyase, protein MAVADPHDRPVPPVSADDIRAARELLAGVVTTTPVARSRALAERCGGPVWLKCENLQRTGSFKIRGAYTRLHRLDARERAAGVVAASAGNHAQGVALAAQLLGIEATVFMPVGAAIPKVGATRGYGARVHLVGETIEGSIAAAVEFAERTGAVFVHPFDHPDIISGQGTVGLEILEQVPDVATVLVCTGGGGLLGGVAAAVKARRPDVRVVGVQAEGAAAWPGSMAAGAPTTLPSMRTIADGIAVGRPGDLTFPQVTALVDEILTVDEDALSRALLLCLERAKMLVEPAGVAGVAALMEHPDRFATPVVAVLSGGNVDPLVLLHVIQHGMAAAQRYLSLRVRMADRPGALAGVLTLMGTHGANVLDVAHTRITGALELGDVEVALTLETRGPEHSAELLDQLRAAGHVTVDELGRRV, encoded by the coding sequence ATGGCCGTCGCAGACCCCCACGACCGGCCGGTGCCCCCGGTGAGCGCGGACGACATCCGCGCCGCCCGGGAGCTGCTGGCCGGCGTCGTCACCACCACCCCCGTCGCCCGTTCGCGGGCGCTCGCCGAGCGCTGCGGCGGCCCGGTGTGGCTCAAGTGCGAGAACCTGCAGCGCACCGGGTCGTTCAAGATCCGCGGCGCGTACACCCGGCTGCACCGGCTCGACGCGCGGGAGCGCGCGGCCGGGGTCGTGGCGGCGAGCGCGGGCAACCACGCCCAGGGCGTGGCGCTGGCCGCGCAGCTGCTGGGCATCGAGGCCACCGTGTTCATGCCGGTCGGCGCGGCGATCCCGAAGGTCGGGGCCACCCGCGGCTACGGGGCGCGGGTGCACCTCGTCGGCGAGACGATCGAGGGCTCCATCGCGGCCGCCGTCGAGTTCGCCGAGCGCACCGGTGCGGTGTTCGTGCACCCCTTCGACCACCCGGACATCATCTCCGGCCAGGGCACCGTCGGGCTGGAGATCCTGGAGCAGGTGCCCGACGTCGCGACGGTGCTCGTCTGCACCGGCGGCGGCGGGCTGCTCGGCGGCGTCGCCGCGGCGGTGAAGGCCCGGCGGCCCGACGTGCGGGTGGTCGGCGTGCAGGCCGAGGGGGCGGCGGCGTGGCCGGGCTCGATGGCCGCCGGCGCCCCGACCACGCTGCCCTCGATGCGCACGATCGCCGACGGCATCGCGGTCGGCCGGCCGGGCGACCTGACCTTCCCCCAGGTCACGGCGCTGGTCGACGAGATCCTCACCGTCGACGAGGACGCGCTGTCCCGCGCGCTGCTGCTGTGCCTGGAGCGCGCGAAGATGCTCGTGGAGCCCGCCGGGGTCGCGGGGGTGGCGGCCCTGATGGAGCACCCGGACCGGTTCGCGACGCCGGTGGTGGCGGTGCTGTCCGGCGGCAACGTCGACCCGCTGGTGCTGCTGCACGTGATCCAGCACGGCATGGCGGCCGCGCAGCGCTACCTGTCGCTGCGGGTGCGGATGGCCGACCGGCCCGGTGCGCTCGCGGGTGTGCTCACGCTGATGGGCACGCACGGGGCGAACGTCCTGGACGTGGCGCACACCCGGATCACCGGGGCGCTGGAGCTGGGCGACGTCGAGGTGGCGCTCACGCTGGAGACGCGCGGCCCCGAGCACTCCGCCGAGCTGCTCGACCAGCTGCGCGCCGCCGGGCACGTGACGGTCGACGAGCTGGGGCGCCGGGTCTGA